In a genomic window of Nodosilinea sp. E11:
- the groL gene encoding chaperonin GroEL (60 kDa chaperone family; promotes refolding of misfolded polypeptides especially under stressful conditions; forms two stacked rings of heptamers to form a barrel-shaped 14mer; ends can be capped by GroES; misfolded proteins enter the barrel where they are refolded when GroES binds), with protein sequence MAKTITYNEDARRALERGFDLLAEAVAVTLGPKGRNVVLEKKYGAPQIINDGITIAKEIELEDHIENTAVSLLRQAASKTNDAAGDGTTTATVLGHAIVKEGLRNVAAGANAISLKRGIDKATAFLVEKIAEHARPVGDSKSIAQVGAISAGNDDEVGQMIADAMDKVGREGVISLEEGKSMTTELEVTEGMRFDKGYLSPYFVTDTERMEAVLDEPYILITDKKIALVQDLVPVLEQVARSGKPLMIIAEDIEKEALATLVVNRMRGVLNVAAVKAPGFGDRRKAMLEDIAVLTGGQVISEDTGLKLDNTKLDMLGQARRLTITKDTTTIVAEGNEQDVKARCEQIRRQIDETESTYDKEKLQERLAKLSGGVAVIKVGAATETEMKDRKLRLEDAINATKAAVEEGIVPGGGTTLAHLAPQLEAWASDHLSGEELLGAQIVTRALTAPLSRIAENAGFNGAVIVEQVKEKDFNIGYDAANNQFVDMFDAGIVDPAKVTRSGLQNAASIASMVLTTECIVVDKPEPKAPAAGAGAGMGGDFDY encoded by the coding sequence ATGGCTAAAACCATCACCTACAACGAAGATGCCCGTCGCGCCCTAGAGCGTGGTTTCGACCTGCTGGCTGAAGCTGTCGCCGTCACCCTCGGCCCCAAAGGTCGCAACGTGGTGCTCGAAAAGAAATATGGTGCGCCCCAAATCATCAACGACGGCATCACCATTGCCAAAGAAATTGAGCTAGAAGACCATATTGAAAATACCGCCGTCTCCCTGCTGCGCCAGGCCGCCAGTAAGACCAACGACGCTGCGGGCGATGGTACCACCACCGCTACCGTGCTGGGCCATGCGATCGTCAAAGAAGGGTTGCGTAACGTCGCTGCCGGAGCCAACGCCATTTCGCTGAAGCGCGGTATCGACAAAGCCACCGCCTTTCTAGTCGAAAAAATTGCCGAGCACGCCCGCCCCGTGGGTGACTCCAAGTCGATCGCCCAGGTGGGTGCCATCTCCGCTGGCAACGACGACGAAGTCGGCCAAATGATCGCCGACGCCATGGATAAAGTCGGTCGCGAAGGCGTAATTTCCCTGGAAGAAGGCAAGTCGATGACCACCGAACTGGAGGTCACCGAAGGGATGCGCTTCGACAAGGGCTACCTATCGCCCTACTTCGTCACCGACACCGAGCGCATGGAAGCGGTGCTCGACGAGCCCTACATCTTGATCACCGATAAGAAAATTGCCCTGGTGCAGGATCTGGTGCCCGTGCTAGAGCAGGTGGCCCGCTCCGGTAAGCCCCTGATGATCATCGCCGAAGACATTGAGAAAGAGGCCCTGGCTACCCTGGTGGTCAACCGCATGCGCGGTGTGCTGAACGTGGCCGCCGTGAAAGCGCCCGGATTTGGCGATCGCCGCAAGGCCATGCTCGAAGACATCGCAGTATTAACTGGCGGTCAGGTGATCTCTGAAGACACCGGCCTCAAGCTCGACAACACCAAGCTCGACATGCTGGGTCAGGCTCGCCGCCTCACCATCACCAAAGACACCACCACCATCGTCGCCGAAGGCAACGAGCAGGATGTCAAGGCCCGCTGTGAGCAGATCCGTCGCCAGATCGACGAAACCGAGTCGACCTACGACAAAGAGAAGCTACAAGAGCGCCTGGCTAAGCTCTCCGGCGGTGTGGCCGTGATTAAAGTTGGGGCCGCCACCGAAACCGAGATGAAAGACCGCAAGCTGCGCCTCGAAGACGCCATCAACGCCACCAAGGCGGCGGTTGAAGAAGGCATCGTCCCCGGCGGCGGCACCACCCTGGCCCACCTGGCCCCCCAGCTCGAAGCCTGGGCCAGCGACCACCTCAGTGGCGAAGAGCTGCTGGGTGCCCAGATCGTTACCCGCGCCCTGACTGCCCCCCTCAGCCGCATTGCTGAGAACGCCGGTTTCAACGGCGCGGTGATCGTTGAGCAGGTGAAGGAGAAGGACTTCAACATCGGCTACGACGCAGCCAACAACCAGTTCGTCGATATGTTCGATGCCGGTATTGTGGACCCTGCCAAAGTGACCCGCTCCGGCCTGCAAAACGCCGCTTCCATTGCCTCAATGGTGCTGACCACCGAGTGCATCGTGGTCGACAAGCCCGAGCCCAAGGCTCCGGCGGCTGGCGCTGGCGCTGGCATGGGCGGCGACTTCGATTACTAA
- the groES gene encoding co-chaperone GroES gives MAAVTLSVSTVKPLGDRILVKVSEAEEKTAGGILLPDTAKEKPQVGEVVQVGPGKRDDNGSFQAVEVNVGDKVLYSKYAGTDLKLGTDDYVLLRESDILAALG, from the coding sequence ATGGCCGCAGTCACCCTGAGTGTGTCTACTGTGAAGCCTTTGGGCGATCGCATCTTGGTCAAAGTCAGTGAAGCCGAAGAAAAAACCGCTGGCGGTATTTTGCTACCCGACACCGCTAAAGAAAAGCCCCAGGTGGGTGAAGTGGTGCAGGTTGGCCCCGGCAAGCGCGACGACAACGGCTCGTTCCAGGCCGTAGAAGTCAACGTCGGCGACAAGGTGCTCTACTCCAAGTACGCCGGTACCGACCTCAAACTCGGCACCGATGACTACGTGCTGCTACGCGAGTCCGACATTCTGGCTGCCCTCGGCTAG